From Coturnix japonica isolate 7356 chromosome 1, Coturnix japonica 2.1, whole genome shotgun sequence, the proteins below share one genomic window:
- the TMEM272 gene encoding transmembrane protein 272 isoform X2: MKFLEDCPVQPLIPLYLLVGGVIGSLKVTLLLYDSTRMRQLLSKSVVIDDDDDDEYPWRQNAHKYYIHLTLSLFLFLWFILGNYWVFSVYLPNFIPPFHQPQDYCDKTLYIFAVGVLVISHTVLFLLIFCSCCIYFFSRQRYSSEED, from the exons ATGAAGTTTTTGGAAGATTGCCCAGTTCAGCCACTAATTCCATTATATCTGTTGGTGGGTGGCGTGATTGGCAGCTTAAAG GTGACTCTGCTGCTGTACGACTCAACCAGGATGAGACAACTGCTTTCCAAGTCTGTTGTGATCGATGACGATGATGACGACGAATACCCATGGAGGCAGAACGCCCACAAGTACTACATTCATCTAACCCTCagcctcttcctcttcctctggTTCATTCTTGGAAACTACTGGGTGTTTTCAGTGTACCTGCCAAATTTCATCCCACCTTTCCACCAGCCTCAGGATTACTGTGACAAAACCCTGTACATTTTTGCTGTTGGTGTTCTCGTTATTAGCCACACtgttctcttcctcctcatctttTGTAGCtgttgcatatattttttttccaggcaaagATACTCTTCAGAGGAAGATTAA